Proteins from one Leptonema illini DSM 21528 genomic window:
- a CDS encoding GIY-YIG nuclease family protein, producing MIELENGSYYTGFTTDLRRRFLAHGNGNGAKITRSFRPVRMLAAWSTPDRSTALRLEAAIKKLSRQEKTAILTDRAVGRRFGLIGVRRIKVPASLI from the coding sequence ATGATCGAGCTCGAAAACGGCTCTTATTACACGGGCTTCACGACCGACCTGCGCCGGCGCTTTCTCGCTCACGGCAACGGGAACGGCGCGAAAATCACGCGAAGCTTTCGCCCGGTACGCATGCTGGCCGCATGGAGCACGCCCGACCGATCCACGGCCCTCAGGCTCGAGGCGGCCATCAAGAAGTTAAGCCGGCAGGAGAAGACGGCGATACTCACCGATCGCGCCGTCGGACGACGCTTCGGACTGATCGGCGTACGCCGGATTAAGGTGCCGGCTTCATTGATTTGA
- a CDS encoding YqgE/AlgH family protein, whose translation MSEPTKPESLKGRFLISEANMADPNFRQTVVLMIEHNEEGAFGLVVNRRSSLTLADILPDFQTDLGRRTPIYVGGPVQQEFLFAMHSTPHDAAPSQTALSVVDDVFFEPGFRNIDRYFKEDYVSGLAPDDMPRLHLFLGYSGWGPGQLEREMKDGSWIIHPASSQIVFHPDPEDGWYAALREKGGIYRVFANTNPDPSLN comes from the coding sequence TTGAGCGAACCGACCAAACCCGAGAGCCTGAAGGGACGATTCCTGATCTCTGAGGCCAACATGGCCGATCCGAACTTTCGCCAGACCGTCGTGCTCATGATCGAGCATAACGAAGAAGGCGCCTTCGGACTCGTCGTCAATCGTCGCTCCTCCCTTACGCTGGCCGACATCTTGCCCGATTTTCAGACCGATCTCGGTCGCCGCACTCCGATCTATGTCGGAGGTCCGGTGCAGCAGGAGTTCCTTTTCGCCATGCACTCCACGCCGCATGATGCCGCTCCGTCGCAGACGGCGCTTTCGGTCGTTGACGACGTCTTCTTCGAGCCAGGCTTTCGCAACATCGATCGTTATTTTAAAGAGGACTACGTGAGCGGGCTTGCTCCCGACGACATGCCGCGCCTGCATCTCTTTCTCGGTTATTCGGGCTGGGGCCCGGGACAGCTGGAACGTGAAATGAAAGATGGCAGCTGGATCATTCACCCGGCTTCGTCACAGATCGTCTTTCATCCCGATCCCGAAGACGGATGGTATGCCGCCCTGCGAGAGAAAGGTGGTATCTACAGAGTCTTTGCAAACACAAATCCGGACCCCTCGCTGAACTGA
- a CDS encoding peptide chain release factor 3, protein MDLSTEIQRRRSFAIIAHPDAGKTTLTEKLLLYGGAIQLAGHVRAKRDRKKTKSDWMTLEQERGISISTAAMQFEVNGHILNLLDTPGHEDFSEDTYRTLMAVDCAVMLLDAGKGVEPQTIKLFQICRSRNIPIVTFINKMDMPARDPFELLDEVERILGIAAVPMLWPIGSGRDFKGVYHIADDSVYLFERTTGGAYRAPVDVKGLDDPELKEMIGDELYASFREGIDLATGALPSFDKKEFHEGKITPVYFGSALTNFGIELFLKEFLAISPAPEAIRLRDGTQLPTSEQFTAFVFKLQANMNRAHRDRVAFVRIASGVFERGMTVFVNDKKKTAKLSSPVSFFGQDRSTIDQAYPGDIIGLINPGLFAIGDVLFTGNAPEFHPLPRFAPEMFARLIPEDTSKMKGFRKGIEELAEEGVVQVFTREHDASPVIGAVGTLQFEVFRFRIQDEYGAPCRLEALGFECSRWIRPEDKSKFSSYDLVLNDDRGNPVVLFKSEFRMKSFQREHPDVPLYESPHLVEVADDKK, encoded by the coding sequence GTGGATCTTTCGACCGAGATACAGAGGCGGCGTTCGTTCGCCATCATTGCCCACCCCGATGCCGGTAAGACGACGCTGACCGAGAAGCTGCTTCTCTACGGCGGCGCCATCCAGCTTGCCGGGCACGTACGTGCGAAGCGAGACCGCAAGAAAACTAAATCCGACTGGATGACGCTTGAACAGGAACGCGGCATCTCGATCTCGACGGCGGCGATGCAGTTCGAGGTGAACGGACACATCCTCAATCTGCTCGATACTCCCGGCCACGAAGACTTCTCTGAAGACACGTATCGCACGCTCATGGCCGTCGACTGTGCCGTGATGCTTCTTGACGCCGGTAAAGGCGTCGAGCCGCAGACGATCAAGCTCTTTCAGATCTGCCGCAGCCGCAACATCCCCATCGTAACTTTTATCAACAAGATGGATATGCCCGCCCGCGATCCCTTCGAGCTTCTCGACGAGGTGGAGCGTATTCTCGGCATCGCGGCCGTACCGATGCTCTGGCCGATCGGATCAGGCCGCGACTTTAAAGGCGTCTATCATATCGCCGACGATAGCGTTTATCTCTTTGAGAGAACGACGGGCGGCGCCTACAGAGCGCCGGTCGATGTGAAGGGCCTTGATGATCCCGAATTGAAAGAGATGATCGGCGACGAGCTCTATGCAAGCTTTCGCGAAGGGATTGATCTGGCTACGGGAGCCCTGCCCTCGTTTGACAAAAAGGAATTTCACGAGGGCAAGATCACGCCCGTTTACTTCGGATCGGCTCTTACCAACTTCGGCATCGAGCTATTCCTGAAAGAGTTCCTGGCGATCAGTCCGGCGCCCGAGGCGATCCGTCTGCGTGACGGCACGCAGCTGCCGACGTCCGAGCAGTTCACCGCCTTCGTTTTCAAGCTGCAGGCGAATATGAACCGGGCGCACCGTGACCGCGTCGCCTTTGTGCGCATCGCATCGGGCGTATTTGAGCGCGGAATGACGGTTTTTGTTAACGATAAAAAGAAGACGGCTAAACTCTCAAGCCCGGTTTCCTTTTTCGGACAGGATCGTTCAACGATCGACCAGGCATACCCCGGCGATATCATCGGCCTGATTAACCCCGGACTGTTTGCGATCGGCGACGTATTGTTTACGGGTAACGCTCCGGAGTTTCATCCGCTGCCGCGATTCGCTCCTGAGATGTTCGCCCGTCTGATTCCCGAAGATACGTCAAAGATGAAAGGCTTTAGAAAAGGCATCGAGGAGCTGGCCGAAGAAGGCGTCGTTCAGGTCTTCACCCGCGAGCACGACGCCTCGCCCGTTATCGGCGCCGTCGGCACTCTGCAGTTCGAGGTCTTTCGCTTTCGCATCCAGGATGAATATGGCGCTCCGTGTCGCCTGGAGGCGCTCGGCTTTGAATGCTCGCGCTGGATTCGTCCCGAAGATAAGAGCAAGTTCAGCAGCTATGATCTCGTGCTGAACGATGATCGCGGTAATCCTGTCGTGCTTTTCAAGAGCGAGTTCCGGATGAAAAGCTTTCAGCGAGAGCATCCCGATGTTCCCCTGTACGAAAGCCCGCATCTCGTAGAAGTGGCCGACGACAAAAAATAA